A portion of the Actinomycetota bacterium genome contains these proteins:
- the dcd gene encoding dCTP deaminase, with translation MILSDRTLREALSTGRIAVDPLSDDAIQPSSVDVRLDDTFRVFHNHRYPFIDVRADQPDLTEVVKVPGDEPFVLHPGEFVLGATLEQVRLPDDLVARLEGKSSLGRLGLLIHSTAGFVDAGFEGYLTLELSNVATLPIAIYPGMKVGQLAFFQLDRPAEHPYGSREVGSKYQGQRGPTASRFHLNFLDGERFRDGL, from the coding sequence GTGATCCTCTCCGACCGGACCCTGCGTGAGGCGCTCAGCACGGGCCGGATCGCGGTCGATCCTCTGTCCGACGACGCCATCCAGCCGTCGAGCGTGGATGTGCGACTCGACGACACGTTCCGCGTCTTCCACAACCACCGGTACCCGTTCATCGACGTCCGCGCCGACCAACCCGACCTGACCGAGGTGGTCAAGGTCCCCGGCGACGAGCCGTTCGTCCTGCATCCGGGCGAGTTCGTCCTCGGCGCGACGCTCGAGCAGGTCCGTCTCCCCGACGATCTGGTCGCCCGCCTGGAGGGCAAGTCGTCGCTGGGTCGCCTGGGACTGCTGATCCACTCAACCGCCGGGTTCGTCGATGCCGGCTTCGAGGGCTACCTCACCCTGGAGCTGTCCAACGTCGCAACCTTGCCGATCGCGATCTACCCGGGCATGAAGGTCGGGCAGTTGGCCTTCTTCCAACTCGACCGCCCCGCCGAGCATCCCTACGGCTCGCGCGAGGTCGGTTCCAAGTACCAGGGCCAGCGCGGTCCGACCGCCAGCCGGTTCCACCTCAACTTCCTCGACGGCGAGCGCTTCCGTGACGGCCTCTGA